In Ovis canadensis isolate MfBH-ARS-UI-01 breed Bighorn chromosome 15, ARS-UI_OviCan_v2, whole genome shotgun sequence, the genomic stretch aggacactaatggatggaaaaatataccacgttcatagatcagaagaatcaatatagtgaaaatgagtatactacccaaagcaatttacaaattcaatgcaatccctatcaagctaccagagaTATTTTgcacagaagtagaacaaataatttcaagatttgtatggaaatacaaaaaacctagaatagccaaagcaatcttgagaaagaagaatggaactggaggaatcaacttgcctgacttcaggctctactacaaagccgcagtcatcaagacagtatggtactggcacaaagacagacatatagatcaatgcaacaaaatagaaagcccagagataaatccacacacatatggacaccttatctttgacaaaggaggcaagaatatacaatggagtaaagacgaTCTCTTtagcaaatggtgctgggaaaactggtcaaccacttgtagaagaatgaaactagatcactttctaacaccgcacacaaaaataaactcaaaatggattaaagatctaaatgaaagaccagaaattataaaactcctaaaggagaacataggcagaacactctccgacataaatcacagcagtatcctctatgatccacctcccagaattctggaaataaaagcaaaaataaacaaatgggatctaattacaattaaaagcttctgcacaacaaaggaaactataagcaaggtgaaaagacagccttctgaatgggagaaaataatagcaaatgaagcaactgacaaacaactaatctcaaaaatatacaagcaacttctgcagctcaattccagaaaaataaacaacccaatcaaaaaatgggccaaagaactaaatagacatttctccaaagaagacatatggatggctaacaaacacatgaaaagatgctcaacatcattcattattagagaaatgcaaatcaaaaccacgatgaggtaccacttcacaccagtcagagtgtctgcgatccaaaaatctgcaagtaataaatgctggagagggtgtggagaaaagggaaccctcctacactgttggtgggaatgcaaactagtatagccactatggagaacagtgtggagattccttaaaaattgtaaatagatctgccttatgacccagcaatcccactgctgggcatacacactgaggaaaccagaattgaaagagacacatgtaccccaatgttcatcgcagcactgtttataatagccaggacatggaaacaacctagatatccatcagcagatgaatggataagaaagctgtggtacatatacacaatggagtattaatcagctgttaaaaagaatgcagttgaatcagttctgatgagatggatgaaactggagccaattatacagagtgaagtaagccagaaagaaaaacaccaatacagtatactaacacatatatatggaatttagaaagatggcaatgacgaccctgtatgcaaggcagcaaaaaagacacagatgtgtagagcgaacgtttagactcagagggagagggagagggtgggatgatttgggagaatggcattgaaagatgtatactatcatgtaagaatcgaatcgccagtctatgtccaatgcaggcacagcatgtttggggctggtgcacggtggtgacccagagagatgttatggggagggagatggaaggggggttcatgtttgggaatgcatgttcacccgtggtggattcatctcaatgtatggcaaaatcaatacagtattgtaaagtaaaaaaataaataaataaataataagctcCATTAAAATGTTTAGGGGATAGGTTTTTATAAAGATAATCTTACtatgactttaaaaagaaaataatatgagcAATTTTGGAGTAACATCCTTTAACACACAATAGGATTCAATTTCTTAggcaaagaatttaaaaatcaatagtgTAGGAGTCAAGACATTTCTTTTAgctataaatattcatttatacatTTCCTCACTGTGCActaaagaagtagaaaaagaaagtgtaCACATAAGCTGGGGGTAGTTCATGGCCAGATACGTTTTAGAAATCATTCATGATTTATCTCTCTCTCAAATAGTCTTGCAGCAAAAGAATATGTCCACTTGTGTAACACACTGCACTTTAAACTTATTTGGCCATGGAATATTTTATTCAAAGGATGGATATCTATTAATATCTGGTAGAGCTAGCATCCTAAAGAGCATAGCTTTAGGAAATGTAATAGTATTGCATAATTACAAATATTCCCGCAAGTATTTTAAATACTCTTTTCAGCTCTACTCAAGATGTAAGGAAGTCCTAGAGATAGTatagagttttattttaatttcaacaaaaatatatgtaaatacaaataTGCAAGTGCATAGAGAGCAAGAGAATTAACTTTTATCATGTAAACACTTTTTGAGcttgtttgactttttaaaaagctactcAAGAATGTGAAAATTTaccaaatatatgtttattagctactgagataatcataggGTTTTCTTTTACTTATTAACATGAAAGATTagattttctgaatatttaagcATTATTCCACTTTTTACTTGGCAATGGCTAATGTATTATATttgatttgctaaaattttactttatattttgcgTATTTATGAGTGAGATTTATTTCCAATTCTATGTACTGTATCTGTAGTACTTTTGCATTAGAGCTATGCTATATAATATCAAGGCATTGGAAAATTTTCCTCCTTAAAGAAAATTAAGTGCTGAAAGAGTCAAATATGGTATAATTGATTGTTTATAATAAGCTCAAATTTGAAGCcttctggaaatattttttttaggaGTTTTGGcaattttctcaaaaaaaattttaaggctcTTTGTCTATTCAACTTATACATCATTTTGTGGTCACTTTGGTAACATATTCTGTAGCACATCATATCAATTAGATTCAATTTTAATAGCATCATAAATACAAAGTATCATTACATCTTTTTGCTCACATTAAATTTTGTACAATTACTCTACTTTTCTAGTTTACATTAGcagttgttttatatattttattgtgtatataAAAGTAATTCATGACTATGTTAATgcaaattttattccattttctacttaattatatatatattgctttttaaattattataatttgttttcttaCATTGATTTTGTAACtatctttaaatattatatatgatttttaattgaacttattttaatattatattacaaaatttttaagaagagaaaCTTTCTTCTGAGAATATGcttctgtgttagtcactcagtcatgtccgactctttgtcccacaaggtttctctgtccatggaattcttccggcaagaatactggagtaggcttccatttccctccccagtgggttgccatttccttctccagtatatgcTTTTACCACAATTCAGAAGCTTGATAATGTAGTATCATTAATatctacataattttatttagagctcattttatggaaatataaagtagttttaaaaaaaaggtttccTGCTAGTAAAAGTATAGATGGCTTTTATTTATTGTAGTCTTCTTTTCCATCTATTACCATGTTGCCTACAGTGAACATATATTGTTTTTCCAAgaacaattttcttttcttcttttcttttctttttcattatctttaaGATGATCTGTAAATTTATGACTGAAAGTAAGCCTTTTATCCCCAAAGAAAGCAATAAAGTAACTATGAAagtgatatttaaaaagaaaactttaaaagaatgtaCCCTGATTCAAAAAGAAGATAATTATCTGCATGGAGAGAGGAGATTAAGGATGAAGGCTCTGACTTGCTGGAAGCAGGAGGTTTGAACAGGAATTGGCTTCAGGACCAGTTTAAGGATTAAAATTATTGCATGTGAGATGGGAAACAGAAGAAGGTAAAGCTGGGCACTTCCTTCCCCTCAGAAAAACAAACTTAACCTGTCTACTAATCAGAAGAAAGTAAGCTAAGTCTATAGTACTATTTTACAGGCGTTGATCTGGAtaaggaacaaagaaagaaaacaaacaccaaAATACATCTGGCAATTTCAACTACtagtagagaaataaaaactttcctATGTTGTTGGTAATGATTTTGATTGCTAACATATAGTGTACAGTTAATGTtttatagacatttcttcaaacgTTTTAtacaaataacttatttaatctttatttcagcCCAATCCGATtgatataattgttatatttatttaacaGGTGAGAAAATTGAGTCACAGAGACATAACTTGCCAAGGTCATATAACTAATTCTTGGGAGTATGACTGCAGAATCCAcataattctcaaaaaaaaaaaaatagtataattaTTTAGAGAGTAGATTGAAAAATTATAGTCAAGTTGAAGATATATGTACCAACGACCATATATTTCCACTTCTAGATGTCACTTCTACATCCTGTAGTTGAAATCAAAGAGGTGAGTGCATAAATGACCCTTGCAACATTATGTATAAGAATAACAGACACATATAGTATTTATCCTGCATTTAGCATTATTCTTATATTTAACAACGATTTTATTCTCCACAAAAATCCTATAATGGATCCTATACTATTATTTccaatttaaatataaagataataaagcacaaataaatgtgcataaaacaaaatattgaagctGCATAATTTATCTTTCGTAAGAGAACAGATTTTTAAGCCTGATATATTCATAGAGCACTTAAAGCAGTTATACAAGAAATaaactctccttctctctctctatatatatatagagagaggcataaatctgaaaaaaatagcaatttttttaaaaagcctgtttATGCTAgtacattttaaatgttgttattgttaagtctttcagtcatttctgactctttgccatcccatcgactgagcactccaggcttccctgtccatcaccatctctgggagattgctcaaactcatgtccatggagtcagtgataccatccaaccatctcatcctctgttatccccttctccttctgccttcaatttttctcagcatcaggatcttttctaatgagtcagttcttcacatcaggtggtcaatgtaatggagctccagcttcagcatcagtttttccaaggaatattcaagattgatttactttaggattgattggtttgatcttcctgaAGTCCAAAGGAGtcccaagagtcttcaacaccacagtccaaaagcatcaataccTTGGcatcagccttgtttatggtccaactcttgcatccatacatgactactggaaaaaccacagatttgACTATACATAATTTGTTGGAAAAacgatgcctctgctttttagtatgatctctaggttggtcaaagcttttcttcaaagtagtaagcttttatttttttaaaaaatttgtggctgcagttaccatctgcactgattttggagccccccaaaataaagtctgtcactgtttccattgtttcccatctatttgccatgaaatgatggatcCAGtagccacgatcttagttttatgaatgctgagttttaagccagatttttcactctcctctttcatcttcatcaagaagctccttagtttctcttcatgTTCTGTCATAAGcgtgatgtaatctgcatatctgaggttattgatattcctcttagcaatcttgattccatttgtgctccatccagtccagcattttgcatgatatacactCTATATACGTTAAAAAAGCAAGGtaacaacatatagccttgatgtattcttttctcaatttggaaccagtcctttgttccatgtctgggtcTAAAgttgcttctagacctgcatacagatttctcaggaggtaggtgaggtggtctgttattcacatatctttaagacttttccacggtttgttgtgttccacataTCAAATACTTCattatagtcaatgaagcagaagtagatgtttttctggaaatctcttcatttttctatgatccaacagattttgacaatttgatctcagattcctctgccttttctaaacccagcttaaacatctgtaagttcttggctcacgtactgttgaagcctggcttggagaattttgagcattactttgctaccatgtgagatgagtgcaattgtgtggtagtttgaacattattggggcttccctggtgactcagatggtaaagcgtctgcttgaaATGTGGGAGagtcgggttcaattcctgtgtcaggaagatcccctagagaaggaaaaggcaatccactccagcactctcgcctgaaaaatcccaaggatggagtaGCCTaataggatacagtccatagggtaacaaagagtcacgattgagcgacttcactttcactttgaacattctttggcattacccttcttagggactggaatgaaaactgacctttttcagtcctgtggccactgctgagttttccaaattagcagcacaatgagtgtagcactttcacagcatcatcttccaggatttgaaatagctcaactggaattccatcacctccactagctttgttcatagtgatgtttcctaaggcccacttgactttgcaatccaggacgtctggctcttggtgagtaaTCACATCTTTGTGGCTGTCTGGGTCATTATGATTTTTTTGgcatagttcttccgtgtattcttgccacctcttcttaacaacttctgcttctgttaggcccatgccatgcctgtcctttattgtgcctatctttgcatgaaatgttcccttggtatctagttttcttgaagagatctctagtctttcccacttattgttttactctatttctttgcattattcacttaaggagactttcttttctctccttgccattctttggaactctgcattcagatgaatctatctttccttttctcctttgcctttagcttatcTTCttgtctcagctatttgtaaggcctcctcacacagccattttgcctttttgcatttctttttcttggggatactgtacaatgtcatgaacctctgtccatagttcttcagcattctattagatctaatcccttgactctatttgtcacttctactatataTTCATAAGTGATTGATtgaggttatacctgaatggcctagtgtttttccctacttttgtcaatttaattctgaattttgcaaaaaggagttcatgatctaagccacagtcagctcccagtcttgtttttactgactgtatagagcttcttcatcttcagctacaaagaatataattaatttgattttggtattgaccatctggtgaagtccaagtgtagagttatctcttgtgttgctggaagaggatgtttgctatgatcaatgcattctcttggcaaagctctgttagtctttgcccccACTTCATTTCGTAcgccaaggccaaacttgcctgttactccaggtatcacttgacgtcctagttttgcattccagtccttcAGTGTGAAATGAcatatttttttggtgttagtgctAACaagtcttgtaggtcctcatagaactgaTCAGCTTCAGCTTATTTGGCAATCAGACTTCGATTGTTGacatgttgaatggtttgccttggaaagaaatagagatcattctgtcatttttgacatcTCATCCAggttctgcatttcagactcttttgttgactatgatgactacttttttttttttttttgaaaaagataacttttattttgttctgtaCTGGGTAGCCATTtgttctccaaggggtcttcccaacccagggatggaaccctggtctgcATTGTaggggattctttgccagctgagccaccagggaagccctccctccaCAGGGATTCCATTTAAAGGCAGgcaccttgctgagggtgcaccCTCAATTGTGCTTTTCTTGACAGTAAATACTTGCCAGTTCCCTTGAACAGCTCAGAAAGTGCAGGCTGTGTGCAGCATCAGGGAGTCTCTTCCATCCCCATTCCAGCAACAACTGGCCCTGGGATCTTCATCCTCACTTGACTCCACTCCCCCAAATCTGATACCTTAGTGGCCCTATTATGGGGAGTACTTGTTCCCAGCCACTGTTCTTGGTTCAAGCAGAGATGACTACGACAGACCATTGCAAGACACCTGTCCTTTTAAGTACAAACCAAGTCCTTGACTCATTCTTTATAAACCAGTGTTTCTAAGTTAAAGGTAAATCTTGAAACCAGTGTAATTGGAGCTGGGCAGTCTATGCTTACCAAGTGTTGATAAAGGAGCACCACACGCAAAGTGTAAAATAGTGACTATTAAACGGTGCTTTTGCATGTGGCTCTGGGCTAAGCCTTTACGTCAGATGTCCCCAGATGCCTTCAAATTACTGGTCAGGTCCCCATGCACTTCAGTTATGTTCCCAGTTACTCTCCAGCATGGAGTCTCTGATGTCTAATAAAAGCTGAACTACACCTGAAGGCCTTCCCACACGCtctacattcatagggtttcacACCAGTGTGAATTCGCTGATGCTGACTAAGGGATGAGCTCTGGTTAAATGCCTTCCCACACTCACTGCACTCGTAGGGCTTTTCTCTTGTGTGAATTATATGATGCCGAATAAGGGCGGAGCTCTCACTGAAGAATTTCCCGCAGTCattacatttataaggtttctctccagtgtgagtcTTCTGGTGGATTATAAGGTTTGTACTTTGGCCGAATGCTTTCCCGCACTCACTACACgtgtagggtttctctccagtgtgagtcCTCTGATGGTTTGTGAGGTTTGCACTCTGgctgaaggccttcccacatGCGTTACATTTGTAGGGCTTCTCCCCTGTATGGATTCTCTGGTGCTGAATAAATGCCACACAGTAgctgaaggccttcccacattctCTGCACTTGTAGGGTTTCTCCCCTGTGTGAGTCCGCTGGTGGTTGGTAAGATTTGCACTGTGGCGGAATGCCTTCCCACAGTCGCTACACtcataaggcttctctccagtgtggattCTCTGGTGCTGAACAAGGGCTGAACAGTCACTGAAGGCTTTCTCACACTCGGTACATTTGTAGGGCTTTTCTCCAGTATGAGTTCGCTGGTGTTTTGTGAGGTTTGCGTTTTGGCTGAAGGCtctcccacattcactgcatttataaggtttctctccgGTGTGAATCCTCTGGTGCTGAATAAGAGATGAACTCTGGCTGAAGGCCTTCCCGCATTCATTGCACTCGTATGGCTTCTCCCCAGTATGGCtcttctgatgctgagaaagggaaGAACAATAACTGAAGGCCTTGCCACATTCGTTACACGTGTACGGCTTCGCTCTGTGAGGTTTAACTGTACCTGCATTATTCccaaagctctgtgtgtgtgtgtcacatttATGGGATCTCACTTCTGTAGGAACTCTCTGTTGTGGAGAAAGGACTGGTCTCAGATTGAGGCTTTTCCCCAGTTCACTGTTCCTGTGCTCTGCCACCCCAGAAGGCATCTCTGCACTTGGATCTTGGAATGATTCTTCAGAAATGTCTTGCTCAGGTGGTGAGTCAGATATAATCTTCCAATCTGGACAGGCGTTCCTTAGGCCGTCTCTCTCGAGCATCCATGAACCTTCCCTTTGTTCCAACTGGGAGTTCATACCAGGTTGGGAAACTGGAAGTCCCAGTAAGACCAGGTTTCTGGACTTTTCTGGCATTCCTTCCTCGAACCTGTCCCTTGGAGCAGGGGCCAACTGCCTCCATCCCCCGTGGGTAAAATCTACAGTCACACTGCTGAAAGGTGTGGATCCTTGGGGCCCTGCTGTGAGACCagctgccattccttcctcctctgTGTCCTCCTCTTGGGGAAGGGCAGGGTCTGGAGAAGGTGGTTCTTCTTCCTCCAGCATCTGGGTCCCACCTCGCGCCACCGCCTCCCAGCAGTTCTCTGAGCGTCGGCGTCGCTTCACTGCGGCCCCAGCCCCGCTTTGGACTCTTCTCGTAGGCCTCTCCCCTCAACGGCCGAATCTGAGACTGCGGGGCTGAGCCGGGTCCGTCCTGTCCGGTGGGTCTTTCATTGTCTCCACAGCCACAGCCGGGCCCCGGCTGGGGAGCCCGTGACACAATTGCCGACTCGGTCTCTAGTGGAACACCACTTGAAAAAGCCCGCTGCCCTCTACGTGAAAAGGCTCCAGGACACGGCTACCGCCCGAAGCTCAGAAAATGCTATGATGActacttatttttttccaaaggatTCTGgcccatagttcagttcagttcagttcagttcagtcctcagtcgtgtctaactctttgcaaccccatgagctgcagcatgccaggcctacttgtccaacaccaactcctggagtgtacccaaactcatgtccattgagtcagtgatgccattcaaccacctcattctctgtcatccccttttcctcctgccctcaatcttccccagcatcagggtcttttcaaatgagtcagctcttcacatcaggtggccaaagtattggagtttcagcttcagcatcagtccttccaatgaatattcaagactgatttcctttagaactaactggctgaatctccttgcagtccaagggactctcaagcgtcttctccaacaccacagttcaaaagcatcagtccttcggggctcagctttctttacagtccaactctcacatccatacatgactaatagaaaaaacaaatccttgactaggcagacctttgttagcaaagtaatgtctttgcttttgaatatgctgtctaggttggtcataactttccttccaaggagtaagtgtcttttaatttcatggttgcaatcaccatctgcagtgattttggagcccagaaaaataaagttagccactgtttcctcatccatttgccatgaagtgatgggaccagatgccatgatcttcgttttctgaatgttgagctttaagccaactttttcactctcctctttcactttcctcaagaagctGTTTAGGGCTTCTTCACTtccagccataagggtggtgttatctgcatatctgaggttattgatatttctcccggcaatcttgattccagcttgtgcttcctccagcccagagtttctcatgatgtactctgcataagtagggtgacaatatacagccttgacatactctttttcctatctggaaccagtctgttgttccatgtccagttctctgttgcttcctgacctgcatatagatttctcaagagaaacaTGCAGGTGAGgaggtctagtattcccatctcttcccaaattttccacagtttattgtgatccacacaatcaaaggctttggcatagacaatcaaaggctgtggcatagtcaatcaagcagaaatagatacttttctataactgttttgcttttttgatgattcaccagatgttggcaatttgatgtctggttcctctgccttttctaataccagcttgaacatctggaagttcatggttcatgtattgctgaagcctggcttggagaactgttaacattactttactagtgtgtgaaatgagtgcaattgtgtggtagtttgagtattatttggcattacttttctttggggtttgaatgaaaactgaccatttccaatcctttggtcactgctgagttttccaaattagctggcatattgagtgcagcactttcacagcatcatcttccaggatttgaaatagctcaactggaattccatcatttccactagctttgttcatagtgatgcttcctaa encodes the following:
- the LOC138420065 gene encoding zinc finger protein 79-like isoform X1 — protein: MLEEEEPPSPDPALPQEEDTEEEGMAAGLTAGPQGSTPFSSVTVDFTHGGWRQLAPAPRDRFEEGMPEKSRNLVLLGLPVSQPGMNSQLEQREGSWMLERDGLRNACPDWKIISDSPPEQDISEESFQDPSAEMPSGVAEHRNSELGKSLNLRPVLSPQQRVPTEVRSHKCDTHTQSFGNNAGTVKPHRAKPYTCNECGKAFSYCSSLSQHQKSHTGEKPYECNECGKAFSQSSSLIQHQRIHTGEKPYKCSECGRAFSQNANLTKHQRTHTGEKPYKCTECEKAFSDCSALVQHQRIHTGEKPYECSDCGKAFRHSANLTNHQRTHTGEKPYKCRECGKAFSYCVAFIQHQRIHTGEKPYKCNACGKAFSQSANLTNHQRTHTGEKPYTCSECGKAFGQSTNLIIHQKTHTGEKPYKCNDCGKFFSESSALIRHHIIHTREKPYECSECGKAFNQSSSLSQHQRIHTGVKPYECRACGKAFRCSSAFIRHQRLHAGE
- the LOC138420065 gene encoding zinc finger protein 79-like isoform X2, whose translation is MQHQKSHTGEKPYECNECGKAFSQSSSLIQHQRIHTGEKPYKCSECGRAFSQNANLTKHQRTHTGEKPYKCTECEKAFSDCSALVQHQRIHTGEKPYECSDCGKAFRHSANLTNHQRTHTGEKPYKCRECGKAFSYCVAFIQHQRIHTGEKPYKCNACGKAFSQSANLTNHQRTHTGEKPYTCSECGKAFGQSTNLIIHQKTHTGEKPYKCNDCGKFFSESSALIRHHIIHTREKPYECSECGKAFNQSSSLSQHQRIHTGVKPYECRACGKAFRCSSAFIRHQRLHAGE